A single genomic interval of Lucilia cuprina isolate Lc7/37 chromosome 2, ASM2204524v1, whole genome shotgun sequence harbors:
- the LOC124418563 gene encoding uncharacterized protein LOC124418563 encodes MKYESPASVYETPKMSNKPKSPKKLKKSKVKQMASMFNTKISQLIKRDSEVGKYAALVNEFSPEPKPQPKASFEKPVPKPRTRFTKPKAPVPSPRLKTLNKFEEKHSACFVAEEVFAKLSVKDKAKFYTQFVEEMSQKNPQFGKHDQLIESSNKNIDQGGVIVEKQATVKELLKELELNNGLTKPNPTLQRINSIKKDFDAYTRTTVNTSTPFKAKEFEDILEKNNLKEEKTKSLSNSSNSIFQNQQLEDLFFSWFKKQHDKDDGIEDLSNHSEVDEEKQKSAIDRLLEEAIAKLEIIEAEQNTPVPIPMPRKKKSSSSSTTSSGTEESESGLSSLPKNTSEDSQAENQTTKTENSENDFEFAKPLKPLRKKKLRKNALMKSEVNQITSTDSESDSKQAETKHKNKKLFIQPAQQQVVEKVQPDSEESLAELDESLMRVVNSPRKIKSAYTLTVLDTPLSTPRPSLNTVKPQLPCDTLTDQGFETATNDIESPFKRISTPDLTNSPITSLNRSKNNFGFSTPIKAQEHHTFTSTGTGSAKQLFSPISKPLKSRRKSLYDVESRRNSLAMQVIREDQPLGAQETYSQTEQKFFANAPTMEMSQEPSNKPVQKTSQFWIKCGDFSVALEINYNEAERLRLLYEIFSQTSCETKDLHFGIDDQKFSVHGPNDMDNTSKRMPASKGSSHYWFSTGDLAIPFSGKYLTPQKIQRLFRVIKETVEETGILRFGVDEVEFSNVPEFWYQPAKFSVESQYSMLVGLQSGDSNGLEGRSKYAWPHSKPAMISDLDESDNYEEIERGRLSFSPFGSNHYDLASLDNEELSMPRNSQAMMSLESYCGEYESEPLDQLFDNSFSQTSEKSQNLSLPEMVNTVQTEQQRLGDIQEHLANYTKPSYVGKDSLDTIKGTPEYVEQLKDIVTDISNIGNTDNFKSCSIQELESYMHFLSRYAEICLSKCSKHMDTVLNALDDYKAVVV; translated from the coding sequence atgaaatacgAATCACCTGCATCGGTCTACGAAACACCCAAGATGTCTAACAAACCTAAATCACCCAAGAAGTTGAAGAAATCCAAAGTTAAGCAAATGGCCTCGATGTTCAATACCAAAATCTCGCAACTCATCAAACGTGATTCAGAAGTGGGAAAGTATGCAGCTTTGGTAAATGAATTCTCACCAGAACCTAAGCCACAACCAAAAGCCAGCTTTGAAAAGCCTGTACCCAAACCTAGAACCCGTTTTACCAAGCCAAAGGCACCAGTTCCTAGTCCACGtcttaaaacattaaataaatttgaggAGAAGCACTCTGCTTGTTTTGTGGCGGAAGAAGTATTTGCCAAGTTATCGGTAAAAGACAAAGCTAAATTCTATACACAATTTGTGGAAGAAATGTCTCAAAAGAATCCTCAATTTGGTAAACATGATCAACTAATTGAAAGTTCAAACAAGAATATTGATCAAGGTGGAGTTATTGTTGAGAAACAGGCCACCGTTAAAGAATTACTTAAAGAACTTGAGTTAAATAATGGTTTAACTAAACCTAACCCAACTTTACAAAGAATCAATTCTATAAAGAAAGATTTCGATGCTTACACAAGAACAACAGTCAATACTTCTACACCCTTCAAAGCCAAGGAATTTGAGGATATTTTGGAGAAGAACAatctaaaagaagaaaaaaccaaATCTTTATCTAATTCAAGCAATTCAATCTTCCAAAATCAACAACTAGAAGATTTGTTCTTTTCGTGGTTCAAGAAGCAACACGATAAAGATGATGGTATTGAAGATTTGTCAAATCATTCAGAAGTGgatgaagaaaaacaaaaatccgCCATTGATAGACTATTGGAAGAAGCCATAGCGAAATTGGAAATCATAGAAGCTGAACAAAACACCCCAGTACCTATACCTATGCCACGCAAAAagaaatcatcatcatcttcaacTACATCCTCTGGTACCGAAGAAAGTGAATCTGGTTTATCTTCTCTGCCCAAGAATACCAGTGAAGACTCACAAGCTGAAAATCAAACCACTAAAACTGagaattcagaaaatgatttcgAATTTGCCAAACCTTTGAAGCCTTTACGCAAAAAGAAATTGCGTAAAAATGCCTTGATGAAGAGTGAAGTCAATCAAATCACTTCTACAGATTCCGAATCGGATAGTAAACAAGCTGaaactaaacataaaaataaaaagttattcaTACAACCAGCCCAACAACAAGTCGTAGAAAAGGTGCAACCTGATTCGGAAGAAAGTCTAGCAGAATTAGATGAATCCTTAATGAGAGTTGTAAATTCACCACGCAAAATTAAATCGGCCTATACACTCACAGTTTTGGATACACCTTTGTCTACACCACGTCCATCACTAAACACTGTAAAACCACAACTGCCTTGCGATACCTTAACGGATCAGGGATTTGAAACAGCTACTAATGATATTGAAAGTCCATTCAAGAGAATTTCTACACCAGATCTAACAAACTCTCCTATAACTAGCCTGAATAGAAGCAAGAACAATTTTGGCTTTTCAACACCTATTAAGGCACAAGAACATCATACTTTTACCTCCACCGGAACGGGTTCAGCTAAACAATTATTCAGTCCCATTTCTAAACCTTTAAAGAGTCGCCGCAAATCTTTATATGATGTAGAATCAAGACGTAACTCTCTAGCCATGCAGGTTATCAGAGAAGATCAACCTTTGGGGGCACAAGAAACCTACAGCCAAACCGAACAGAAATTCTTTGCCAATGCTCCCACAATGGAAATGTCCCAAGAACCAAGCAACAAACCTGTTCAAAAGACTTCGCAATTTTGGATAAAGTGTGGTGATTTCTCAGTAGCTTTGGAAATCAACTACAATGAAGCCGAAAGATTGCGTCTTTTGTATGAAATCTTTAGTCAAACTAGCTGTGAAACCAAGGATTTGCATTTCGGCATAGATGATCAGAAATTTTCGGTACATGGTCCAAATGATATGGATAATACCTCAAAACGCATGCCTGCTTCTAAAGGTTCTTCACACTATTGGTTCTCAACCGGCGACTTGGCCATACCATTCAGTGGCAAATACTTAACTCCACAGAAAATACAACGTCTCTTCCGTGTCATTAAGGAAACCGTCGAAGAAACTGGCATTTTACGTTTTGGTGTAGATGAAGTGGAATTCTCCAATGTTCCGGAGTTTTGGTATCAACCTGCGAAATTTTCAGTGGAAAGTCAATACAGCATGCTGGTGGGTTTACAATCTGGTGATAGCAATGGTTTAGAAGGACGCAGCAAATATGCCTGGCCTCACAGCAAACCGGCAATGATTAGTGATTTGGATGAATCCGATAACTATGAGGAAATTGAACGAGGACGTTTATCATTCTCACCCTTTGGCAGCAATCACTACGATTTAGCTTCCTTGGATAATGAAGAACTATCCATGCCACGCAATAGCCAAGCCATGATGAGCCTAGAATCATATTGTGGTGAATATGAAAGTGAACCTTTGGATCAACTTTTCGACAATAGTTTTAGTCAAACATCGGAAAAATCACAAAATCTTTCATTACCTGAAATGGTGAATACCGTACAAACGGAACAACAACGTTTGGGTGATATACAAGAACATTTGGCCAACTACACTAAACCCTCCTATGTGGGTAAGGATTCTTTGGATACTATCAAGGGTACACCAGAATATGTGGAACAACTTAAGGACATTGTTACGGATATCAGCAATATTGGCAATACTGACAATTTTAAGTCGTGCTCTATACAAGAATTGGAAAGTTATATGCATTTCTTAAGCCGTTATGCTGAAATCTGTTTAAGCAAATGCTCTAAACATATGGATACAGTTTTAAATGCTTTGGATGATTATAAAGCTGTAGtagtttaa